In a single window of the Tigriopus californicus strain San Diego chromosome 2, Tcal_SD_v2.1, whole genome shotgun sequence genome:
- the LOC131893093 gene encoding calpain-7-like, with the protein MDHIRALVAQAIQCDRQGRVAKAIELYLKAAEALEENGRLGPTSEEKIQSYRARAHKLSLGLTPTPADQVPPTLTRAKSLLERALNEEESGSGAGSLPLYLEAASVCLALKRTTTQPELATRIESMAKYALDRAEALHQGPQTASQVHMDELLDKLPVVAEPLGALEASSLVLPLPPSPQKTPKSPVKSPSSPLRPPLPSSSIESRYTAEEKAVLGMTSVINGREYVPFMSVDLSEKFTFPIPYTDKHGMLDLAPKQKAKLVRWARPSEFMKQPTMIQVVDCYSVKQTVVSDCSFVASIAISAQHEKRFGKKLITCIIYPQNSKGEPVYNPSGKYMIKLRINGVPRKVVLDDYLPLGQHNEPLCSYSSNRNELWISLLEKAYMKVMGGYDFPGSNSNIDLYVLTGWIPERVSIRAEGQVFDREGTFQKLFQRFHQGDVLVTLATGEMSQSEADRAGLVPTHAYALLDIRQIDGLQLFLLKNPWSHLRWKGNYSERDEVHWTPKLKKALNYDPLNAQNFDNGVFWIDYDSLCKFFDVIYMNWKPELFQHTFVTHQTWHSALGPAKDLYDISNNPQYSLELQGEEGALWILLSRHITDIADFKNNKEYITVLLYKNQGKRVYNPYDPPPYIDGMRINSPHYLCKTVITPETPKKMTLIVSQFNKSTHIHYTLRVYSTIPFILNKISNPYKHEREFVSKWEGKSAGGCDNYRETYPFNPKFECNIDKKTAILVELKGPRDYQIGFGVKCEKLNFEGESPLIFKKKHSGTYKHGYAVLELELLPGIYSIIPTTFKPGQESPFFLQLKSSSPIKCHQVKLSN; encoded by the coding sequence ATGGATCATATTCGCGCATTGGTGGCACAAGCCATTCAATGCGATCGACAAGGCCGCGTGGCCAAGGCCATCGAGCTGTACCTCAAGGCCGCCGAGGCCCTGGAGGAGAATGGCCGACTTGGGCCCACGAGTGAGGAAAAAATCCAATCCTATCGAGCTCGAGCCCATAAATTATCACTAGGGTTGACCCCCACGCCCGCGGATCAAGTCCCGCCCACCCTCACTCGAGCCAAGTCCCTTTTAGAACGCGCTCTCAATGAGGAAGAAAGTGGGAGTGGAGCGGGGTCCTTGCCCTTATACCTGGAGGCGGCTAGCGTGTGTCTGGCCCTCAAGCGAACCACGACTCAGCCGGAATTGGCCACTCGAATCGAGTCCATGGCCAAGTACGCTTTAGATCGGGCTGAAGCGCTCCATCAGGGGCCCCAAACCGCGTCCCAAGTCCATATGGATGAGCTCTTGGACAAATTACCGGTGGTAGCTGAACCTCTGGGTGCTTTGGAGGCTTCTTCTCTTGTTCTACCTCTGCCCCCATCGCCTCAGAAGACTCCCAAATCACCCGTAAAATCTCCGTCTTCGCCCCTTAGGCCGCCCCTTCCATCATCCTCGATTGAATCGAGATACACGGCGGAGGAGAAGGCCGTTCTGGGCATGACTTCGGTCATCAATGGGCGGGAATACGTGCCTTTTATGTCAGTGGATTTGAGCGAAAAGTTTACCTTTCCCATTCCTTATACGGACAAGCACGGCATGCTCGATCTGGCTCCCAAACAGAAAGCCAAACTGGTGCGTTGGGCTCGGCCCTCCGAGTTCATGAAGCAGCCCACCATGATCCAGGTGGTAGATTGTTATAGTGTGAAGCAGACCGTGGTCTCGGATTGCTCGTTCGTGGCGTCCATTGCCATCAGTGCTCAACATGAGAAACGATTCGGCAAGAAGCTCATCACGTGTATCATCTATCCGCAGAATTCGAAAGGTGAACCCGTGTACAATCCCAGTGGTAAATACATGATCAAATTGAGAATCAACGGCGTGCCCCGAAAAGTGGTTTTAGATGACTACTTGCCCTTAGGTCAGCATAACGAACCGCTGTGTTCTTATAGTAGCAATCGCAACGAGTTGTGGATCTCGTTGTTGGAAAAGGCCTATATGAAGGTCATGGGTGGGTATGACTTTCCCGGATCTAATAGCAATATTGACCTGTACGTGTTAACTGGATGGATCCCTGAGCGAGTGTCCATTCGAGCAGAGGGCCAAGTGTTCGACCGAGAAGGCACATTCCagaaactttttcaaagattcCACCAAGGCGACGTTCTCGTCACTTTAGCTACGGGCGAAATGTCGCAAAGCGAAGCGGATCGCGCTGGTTTGGTCCCGACTCACGCCTACGCTCTTCTGGACATCAGACAGATTGACGGGCTCCAATTGTTCCTTCTGAAGAATCCATGGTCCCATCTCCGATGGAAAGGAAACTACTCCGAGCGAGATGAGGTCCACTGGACGCCCAAACTAAAGAAGGCCCTGAACTACGACCCACTCAACGCCCAGAACTTTGATAATGGTGTGTTTTGGATTGACTACGACTCTCTTTGTAAGTTTTTTGACGTGATTTACATGAATTGGAAACCAGAGCTCTTTCAGCACACGTTTGTGACCCATCAAACTTGGCATTCCGCCCTTGGACCGGCCAAAGATTTGTatgacatttcaaataatCCTCAGTACTCGCTTGAACTTCAGGGAGAGGAAGGAGCTCTCTGGATCTTATTGTCCAGGCATATTACAGATATTGCCGATTTCAAGAACAACAAAGAGTATATCACAGTGCTTTTGTATAAGAACCAAGGGAAACGAGTCTACAATCCCTATGATCCACCTCCATATATTGACGGGATGAGGATAAACTCACCTCATTACTTGTGCAAAACTGTCATCACACCGGAAACGCCCAAAAAGATGACCCTGATCGTGTCCCAGTTCAACAAGAGTACGCATATTCATTACACGTTACGGGTCTATTCCACGATTCCGTTtatattgaacaaaatctcCAACCCATACAAACACGAACGCGAATTTGTGTCCAAATGGGAGGGAAAATCCGCTGGAGGGTGTGACAACTATCGAGAAACCTATCCTTTTAACCCTAAATTTGAATGCAACATCGACAAGAAAACCGCAATCCTCGTCGAACTCAAAGGTCCTCGAGATTATCAAATCGGTTTTGGAGTGAAATGCGagaaattgaactttgaagGCGAATCGCCCCTTATTTTCAAGAAGAAACACTCAGGAACCTACAAACATGGTTATGCCGTTTTGGAACTCGAGCTTCTACCAGGAATTTATAGCATTATCCCAACCACATTCAAGCCAGGACAGGAATCCCCGTTCTTCCTTCAATTAAAGTCATCTTCCCCAATCAAGTGCCATCAAGTGAAATTATCCAACTAA
- the LOC131893114 gene encoding elongation of very long chain fatty acids protein AAEL008004-like — protein sequence MDFLVDKYHHYAALYDQVWELRDRRMDGWPMMSSPLPTIFLCLSYVYIVKVWGPNYMKDRKPMELRGFLIVYNLLQVILSTYIFVGLIMAGWGGQYSFRCQPVDYSNDPQALAMIWCCWLYYMSKFTEFFDTFCFVARKKFNQVSLLHVVHHGIMPLSVWPGARFVPGGHASFFGLLNTFVHIFMYFYYFVAALGPEYKKYIWWKQHMTTLQMVQFVGIMVHGFQLVLYDDCKFPWQFSYYIGAHAIMFFILFSQFYVQAYLMPNKSKAASKSSRNGKSKAHKE from the exons ATGGACTTTCTCGTGGATAAGTACCACCACTACGCTGCTTTATATGACCAAGTTTGGGAGTTGCGGGACCGCcgcatggatggatggcccATGATGAGTAGTCCTTTGCCGACCATCTTTTTGTGTCTTTCCTATGTGTACATAGTGAAAGTGTGGGGCCCCAATTACATGAAGGACCGAAAACCAATGGAATTGCGGGGATTCCTCATCGTCTACAACCTATTGCAGGTCATTCTCAGCACGTACATCTTCGTGGGC CTCATCATGGCGGGTTGGGGTGGTCAATATAGTTTCCGTTGTCAACCTGTGGATTACTCCAACGATCCTCAGGCTCTCGCG ATGATCTGGTGTTGTTGGTTGTATTACATGAGCAAATTCACCGAGTTCTTTGACACG TTCTGCTTCGTGGCCCGGAAGAAGTTCAATCAGGTATCGCTCCTTCATGTGGTTCATCACGGAATCATGCCGCTCTCGGTTTGGCCTGGTGCCCGCTTTGTCCCTGGTGGACACGCTTCGTTCTTTGGTCTCCTGAACACATTCGTGCATATTTTCATGTACTTTTACTACTTCGTGGCTGCTCTCGGACCAGAATACAAGAAGTACATCTGGTGGAAACAGCACATGACCACACTTCAGATGGTCCAATTTGTGGGTATCATGGTCCATGGGTTCCAATTGGTTCTCTATGATGATTGCAAGTTCCCATGGCAATTCTCGTACTATATTGGCGCTCACGCCATTATGTTCTTCATTCTCTTCTCCCAATTCTACGTCCAAGCCTATCTCATGCCTAACAAATCCAAG GCTGCCTCAAAATcctcaagaaatggaaagTCGAAAGCCCACAAGGAATAA
- the LOC131893082 gene encoding multiple PDZ domain protein-like encodes MKMPITHDTRAALQLLKEAKADLGSSGGPGLDQAILSQDLSTLISVLESPVFQAILNIQDSLGELKRQVQLHPSILPSDFDIDVNGDLILNLPDGGDDLCPPRRDSSSRPSAHFTSPPAIVPARTPAPGLDPRFQSIMSDSAEGRELKYIELSKLEGHSLGFSVVGLKSEHKGELGIYVQEIQPGGIAAQDGQLLEGDQILAIDGQPLDSNISHHQAINIMQKARGRVHLVVARGTDPGPETTARDPPEASRVLNTDWCQVEVIELTNKGAGFGFGVMPGQQSAGVVVKTVVRDGVADEDGRLHAGDYILQINDQWLQGVGIEQVANVLRRSGNNVRLVVAREVDPSDGSQVKPHIPILPSSMLTKKAELETHLQIAVVANNSFNAVAPIPPDLTRIPSDMVLSTESDRVLNIQQHKSGATSISVDQNTSPIQEDLLMGSGRPSKVHQTAAGSMISEIPEMDTFQVELVKDAQGLGITIAGYTCEREELSGIFVKSVNEGSAAFKSGEVAVNDQIIEVDGKSIQGFNNQQAVEMLRSTGQTVRLKLVRYVHGLKFEQLQQAIANSQTGSEVTTPNASSQAAFSPPASTTHVVPVIGQANTPVGSDDSHSTNSFNQQLSPETSPLQELISNPADTTEYWQQQLGPGHRILSAIIHKQKPNGGLGISLEGTVEKVDGEEKNPHHYIRSVLPNGPVGMSGILQSGDELLEVNGRKLLGIYHTDVVAILKDLPMEVKLVCARSYSQSASVGTKHDFPLGGTFRSEIIANSERMVKAKSDVSISSAGTVTESSQQPHQSKLKSRSLEPLTSLAMWSEQLLEIELLKSDRGLGFSILDYQDPMNKDETVIVIRSLVPGGVAQQDGQLIPGDRLMYVNDVNLEHASLDEAVQALKGAPRGMVRIGVTKPLPLPETLSQMEEEEDESTNTASSSTPFDNTELHSGSSEVNTERMSPMNLPDLPPDDEETIPPPLPTSPPPTEDFSRVPSTERLLGASSRDLISARFVSREETDQDIVPPLPTALERTIVVRKDSDTLGIQVDIEDEGINGLVVRAVTPGGTLARDGRIHPGDNLVAVNGEVMRKASHSQALDILRRTHMIGLNEKIHMTYIPAGDAAVYRASAITRIAEERAENAESEAAAIPEPEDDTDIDEQDARGLRRGNVEERQRMSNSVERHATAAVSEKANGTTVISIRSSVEPPLPPPPSPPPPPPFQRQTQHESYPTVSTNNAQVNAPLVSPEASDIASVYGGVQSPERTLTIQSVTLDESSTDPPLGTGRDPSQFPVVPPRPSKASGSVSTSSSSSATSSPAKIVSTKDFISGASGGGGGGRGGGGGGGGGGGSISSGGISGGEAQEEEEEEKDQSTTLTSTTASNAFSSQNWGPERRVRIQRVPNQGLGISIVGGKVEQPPSNVDRNSTSPSQNIPVVTGIFIKNVLEGSPAGLSQELFTGDRILAVDGRDVANATHDQAVDVIRQSGEIVEFVVQSLLGVTNTTASSTQAESPTHSDMSDSVATSLPPPPPPLIDSVPPEFANDPVLQGSEDSATEIPGDLSSASSGSTSSSSSSLGSGESSTEDENVGKDVAQFSGQHTLPNGIIIDKSSAAYISKSANDPEEEDDFGYTLKKIQKKYKNAKGELVYVSLNKGTHGLGISLAGNKDRSKMSVFICGLNPQGNAFRDGRMQVGDLILEVNGTVIYDRHHLNVSSFIKHLPESDVTFVLRRVGMGVENLAVKPLNQFPPHPYKENPIERYTGKYKGLREVNILKGEQGLGIMIIEGKHAEAGSGVFVSDLQPGSCADEAGLQRGDMILSVNGEDFVGVNYDSAAKILKNSEGLIKMIVANPMSQPKGPEKTPTPIQSSVPVNESTKPESPDKPKLPPKPPIAPKPAAASPNHVPSPTPNQSTTVSLPTVSTVTSTSTANLKASSVAPSNATAALDGNKSKTRKPVASPRRKPGDETTNPATCEIIPGKDTVIEICKEKDENGKPMGLGLSIVGGFDTLIGAVFIHEVYEKGAAFKDGRLRPGDQILEVMNEDLRNVPHTHALHTLRQTPNRVRLVVHREDDEVYEILDVELIKKKDRGLGLSIVGKKSGPGVFISDVVKGGAAESNGRLVHGDQIISVNGNDLTNSFQEDAAPILKMSMGKIQMRVRRLRVGNRKHHDVAHSRDSSIPSNVPGTTGGTVKSVELKRGEKGLGFSIVGGFGSPHGDMPIYVKTVFETGAAADHGGLKRGDQILSVNGKALEGLTHLDAVNILKNCEGTVTFKILS; translated from the exons ATGAAGATGCCGATCACACACGACACTCGAGCAGCTCTTCAACTCCTGAAGGAGGCCAAGGCCGATTTGGGCTCCTCCGGGGGACCCGGGCTCGATCAGGCCATCCTCAGTCAAGACTTGAGCACCTTGATCTCGGTGCTTGAAAGTCCCGTGTTCCAGGCCATTCTCAACATTCAAGATTCCTTAGGCGAGCTCAAAAGACAG GTTCAGCTCCATCCCTCGATTTTGCCATCGGATTTTGACATTGACGTCAACGGAGATCTGATCCTGAATTTGCCCGATGGCGGGGATGACCTCTGCCCGCCGCGGCGTGACTCATCCAGTCGCCCGTCCGCTCATTTCACGTCGCCACCCGCCATCGTCCCTGCCCGCACCCCTGCACCCGGATTGGACCCACGATTTCAATCCATCATGTCTGACTCGGCCGAAGGACGGGAGCTTAAGTACATTGAGTTAAGTAAGCTCGAAGGCCACAGTTTAGGCTTCTCGGTGGTGGGCCTGAAAAGCGAGCACAAGGGCGAATTGGGAATCTATGTGCAAGAAATCCAACCCGGGGGAATAGCCGCGCAAGACGGCCAATTGCTCGAAGGCGACCAGATTTTGGCCATCGACGGCCAGCCTCTGGATTCGAATATCAGTCATCATCAAGCGATTAATATCATGCAGAAAGCCCGAGGACGGGTTCATCTGGTGGTGGCTCGTGGCACTGACCCGGGACCAGAAACGACGGCCAGAGACCCGCCAGAAGCTTCTCGTGTTCTCAACACGGATTGGTGCCAAGTGGAAGTGATCGAGCTGACTAATAAAGGTGCTGGGTTCGGTTTTGGCGTCATGCCCGGTCAACAATCAGCCGGCGTAGTGGTGAAGACGGTGGTGAGGGACGGTGTGGCCGATGAAGATGGGCGTCTCCATGCTGGAGACTATATCCTCCAGATTAACGACCAATGGCTACAAGGTGTGGGTATTGAACAAGTGGCGAATGTGCTACGACGATCTGGCAATAATGTTCGACTGGTTGTGGCTCGAGAAGTTGACCCTTCTGATGGGAGTCAGGTGAAGCCTCACATACCCATCTTACCATCCTCCATGCTCACCAAAAAGGCGGAATTAGAGACTCATTTGCAGATTGCCGTCGTAGCCAATAACAGCTTCAATGCGGTGGCACCCATCCCGCCAGATCTGACCCGTATCCCTTCTGACATGGTCCTTTCAACCGAGTCTGATCGGGTTTTGAATATTCAACAGCACAAATCCGGCGCAACTTCGATATCTGTCGACCAAAATACAAGTCCGATTCAAGAAGATCTCTTGATGGGCTCGGGTCGCCCTTCCAAAGTACACCAAACAGCCGCAGGTTCAATGATATCCGAGATACCGGAAATGGATACGTTTCAAGTCGAATTGGTCAAGGATGCCCAAGGCTTGGGCATCACGATTGCCGGCTACACTTGTGAAAGGGAAGAGTTGTCGGGAATATTTGTCAAATCGGTCAATGAAGGGAGCGCGGCTTTCAAATCAGGCGAAGTGGCGGTTAATGATCAAATCATCGAAGTGGATGGCAAATCGATTCAAGGCTTCAACAACCAGCAGGCAGTTGAGATGCTTAGGAGCACGGGCCAAACGGTGCGCCTCAAGCTCGTTCGTTATGTCCACGGCCTTAAGTTTGAGCAACTCCAGCAAGCCATTGCTAATAGTCAAACTGGAAGTGAGGTCACGACCCCAAATGCATCCTCCCAGGCGGCCTTTTCGCCTCCTGCTTCCACCACCCATGTGGTGCCTGTTATTGGCCAAGCTAACACTCCTGTCGGGAGTGACGATTCCCATTCGACTAATTCTTTCAATCAACAACTGTCCCCAGAGACTTCTCCTCTGCaagaattgatttcaaacccCGCCGACACCACCGAGTATTGGCAACAGCAACTTGGACCCGGTCATCGCATTTTAAGTGCCATCATCCACAAGCAAAAACCGAACGGAGGCCTCGGTATCAGTTTAGAAGGCACCGTTGAGAAAGTGGACGGAGAAGAGAAAAATCCTCATCATTACATTCGATCGGTACTGCCCAATGGCCCAGTGGGGATGAGTGGGATCCTTCAGAGCGGGGATGAATTGCTCGAGGTGAATGGGCGGAAGCTGTTGGGAATCTATCACACCGATGTGGTGGCCATCCTCAAGGACCTACCAATGGAGGTCAAATTAGTGTGCGCTCGCAGCTACAGCCAGAGTGCTTCCGTCGGAACGAAACACGACTTCCCTTTAGGTGGGACTTTTCGTAGTGAAATCATAGCCAACTCGGAGCGAATGGTCAAGGCTAAGTCTGATGTATCCATTTCCAGCGCCGGAACTGTAACCGAGTCTTCCCAGCAACCCCACCaatcaaaactgaaatcaCGCTCCCTCGAGCCTTTGACCAGTTTAGCCATGTGGTCAGAGCAactccttgaaattgaattgcttAAGAGTGACCGCGGGCTTGGGTTTTCTATTTTGGATTATCAAGACCCAATGAACAAAGATGAGACCGTGATCGTGATCAGAAGTTTGGTTCCAGGAGGAGTGGCCCAGCAAGATGGCCAGCTCATCCCTGGAGATCGACTCATGTACGTGAATGACGTCAATCTTGAGCATGCCAGTCTCGATGAAGCCGTTCAAGCTTTAAAGGGAGCTCCGCGCGGAATGGTGCGCATTGGTGTGACCAAGCCTTTGCCCTTACCGGAGACCTTATCacaaatggaagaagaagaagacgaatcCACCAATACGGCATCCTCGTCAACGCCCTTTGATAATACTGAGCTCCATTCGGGTTCGAGTGAGGTCAATACTGAACGGATGAGTCCCATGAATTTGCCCGATCTACCCCCCGATGACGAAGAAACCATCCCTCCCCCATTGCCCACGAGCCCACCTCCAACTGAGGACTTCAGCCGAGTTCCATCAACCGAAAGATTGTTAGGAGCGAGTAGTCGAGACCTCATTTCCGCGCGCTTCGTCAGTCGAGAGGAGACCGATCAAGATATTGTGCCTCCCCTGCCCACGGCTTTGGAGCGAACTATTGTGGTCCGGAAAGACAGCGACACTTTGGGCATCCAAGTCGACATTGAAGATGAAGGCATTAATGGTTTGGTAGTAAGAGCAGTGACCCCAGGAGGCACTCTTGCTCGGGATGGTCGGATTCATCCAGGTGATAACTTGGTAGCCGTCAACGGGGAAGTAATGAGAAAGGCCAGCCATTCCCAAGCGCTGGACATTCTTCGCCGCACACATATGATTGGCTTAAATGAAAAGATCCATATGACCTACATTCCCGCAGGAGATGCTGCAGTGTATCGTGCAAGTGCAATAACACGCATCGCAGAGGAGAGAGCCGAGAATGCAGAGAGCGAGGCCGCTGCCATCCCAGAACCCGAGGACGACACAGACATAGACGAACAAGACGCTCGAGGCCTGCGAAGAGGAAATGTAGAAGAGCGGCAAAGAATGTCGAACTCGGTGGAGCGTCACGCGACAGCAGCAGTCTCAGAGAAAGCCAATGGAACCACTGTTATCTCGATCAGAAGCAGTGTGGAACCCCCGCTACCCCCTCCTCCTTCgccccctcctcctccgccgTTTCAACGCCAGACTCAACACGAGAGCTATCCCACTGTCTCCACGAACAATGCCCAAGTCAATGCTCCGCTAGTTTCACCAGAGGCCTCTGACATCGCTTCTGTGTATGGAGGAGTCCAGAGCCCGGAAAGAACACTCACCATTCAATCTGTCACCCTCGATGAGAGCTCTACTGACCCTCCACTTGGCACCGGGAGAGATCCAAGCCAGTTCCCTGTGGTTCCTCCAAGACCATCCAAAGCCTCTGGCTCGGTCTCGACGTCATCTAGTAGCTCGGCCACTTCCTCTCCCGCCAAAATTGTTAGCACAAAAGACTTCATTTCCGGAGCCTccggtggtggtggaggaggaagaggaggaggaggtggtggtggtggaggaggtgggTCCATTTCAAGCGGTGGAATTAGTGGAGGCGAGgctcaagaagaagaggaagaggagaaggacCAGAGCACCACCCTCACGTCAACAACGGCGTCCAATGCATTCAGCTCACAAAATTGGGGTCCCGAGCGGCGGGTGCGGATCCAACGggttccaaatcaaggccTTGGAATCTCCATCGTGGgtggaaaagtggaacaacctCCATCGAATGTTGATAGGAACTCGACGAGCCCCTCTCAAAATATTCCGGTGGTGACTGGGATCTTCATTAAAAATGTCTTGGAAGGAAGTCCTGCAGGCCTCTCACAAGAACTTTTCACGGGTGACCGCATCTTGGCCGTTGACGGGCGCGATGTTGCCAATGCCACCCATGATCAAGCTGTTGATGTTATTCGTCAGTCTGGTGAAATAGTAGAATTCGTCGTTCAATCTCTGTTGGGTGTAACGAATACCACTGCCTCCTCAACCCAAGCAGAATCGCCAACCCATTCAGATATGTCGGATTCTGTAGCCACCTCGCTTCCTCCCCCTCCACCCCCTTTGATAGATAGTGTTCCGCCCGAATTTGCCAATGACCCCGTTCTCCAAGGATCCGAAGATAGTGCCACCGAAATTCCAGGTGATCTCTCTTCTGCATCATCCGGCTCCACCTCATCCTCTTCATCGTCCCTTGGATCTGGTGAGAGTTCCACCGAAGATGAGAACGTTGGCAAGGATGTTGCGCAATTCTCGGGGCAGCACACTTTGCCCAATGGAATCATCATCGACAAATCATCTGCTGCCTATATTTCTAAGAGTGCCAACGATCcggaagaagaggatgattTTGGATACACGTTGAAGAAGATCCAAAAGAAGTACAAGAATGCAAAAGGTGAGCTTGTGTATGTGTCTCTCAACAAAGGCACTCATGGTTTGGGCATTAGTTTGGCTGGCAACAAAGACCGATCCAAAATGTCGGTCTTTATATGCGGGTTGAACCCACAGGGTAACGCTTTCCGAGATGGAAGAATGCAAGTGGGGGATCTGATTCTCGAAGTAAACGGCACCGTGATATATGATCGTCATCATTTGAACGtctcatcattcatcaaacaCCTGCCCGAATCAGACGTCACTTTTGTGCTTCGGAGAGTTGGTATGGGCGTTGAAAATTTGGCTGTAAAACCCCTGAATCAATTCCCACCGCATCCGTACAAAGAGAATCCCATTGAGCGATACACGGGGAAATACAAAGGACTCCGTGAAGTGAATATTCTGAAAGGAGAACAAGGGCTTGGGATTATGATCATTGAAGGCAAGCATGCGGAGGCCGGCTCTGGTGTGTTCGTCTCTGATCTCCAACCCGGATCTTGTGCCGACGAGGCCGGATTGCAAAGAGGTGACATGATACTCTCTGTTAACGGAGAAGATTTTGTAGGGGTCAATTACGACTCGGCTGCCAAGATTCTAAAGAACTCGGAAGGCTTGATCAAAATGATCGTTGCCAATCCGATGAGCCAGCCTAAAGGGCCAGAAAAGACTCCCACACCAATTCAAAGTTCTGTGCCGGTCAACGAGTCAACGAAACCAGAAAGTCCGGATAAGCCCAAACTTCCACCCAAACCTCCAATCGCTCCCAAGCCAGCGGCAGCTTCGCCTAACCATGTCCCCTCTCCCACTCCCAATCAATCAACCACGGTCTCTCTACCCACCGTTAGCACAGTGACGAGCACTTCAACTGCCAATCTAAAAGCTTCATCGGTCGCCCCCTCCAATGCTACTGCGGCCCTTGACGGCAATAAATCCAAAACTCGGAAGCCAGTGGCATCTCCCCGAAGGAAACCCGGAGATGAGACGACCAACCCCGCCACTTGTGAGATTATTCCCGGAAAAGACACCGTGATTGAGATTTGTAAGGAGAAAGACGAAAACGGCAAACCCATGGGTCTGGGCCTGTCCATTGTGGGTGGATTCGACACGCTGATTGGAGCGGTGTTCATCCACGAAGTTTATGAGAAAGGAGCGGCCTTTAAGGATGGTAGGCTTCGACCAGGCGATCAGATTCTTGAAGTCATGAATGAGGATTTAAGGAATGTGCCCCATACCCATGCTCTTCACACCCTTCGACAAACCCCAAACCGAGTACGGCTAGTTGTCCACCGAGAGGATGACGAAGTGTACGAGATTCTAGACGTGGAGttgatcaaaaagaaagatcGAGGATTGGGTCTGTCCATCGTGGGGAAGAAATCTGGTCCGGGAGTGTTTATTTCCGATGTGGTCAAGGGCGGTGCCGCCGAATCGAATGGACGTTTGGTTCATGGCGATCAGATCATCTCCGTTAATGGGAACGACCTCACCAACAGCTTCCAAGAAGACGCAGCTCCCATTCTCAAAATGTCCATGGGGAAGATTCAGATGCGCGTCCGAAGACTCCGGGTAGGCAACCGCAAACATCACGACGTGGCCCATTCGAGAGATAGCAGTATTCCCAGCAATGTCCCAGGCACAACAGGAGGGACTGTCAAATCGGTGGAGTTGAAGCGTGGCGAAAAGGGGTTGGGATTTTCCATCGTCGGTGGCTTCGGTAGTCCCCACGGAGACATGCCCATCTATGTGAAAACTGTTTTCGAGACGGGAGCTGCCGCCGATCACGGGGGTTTGAAACGCGGGGATCAAATCTTGTCCGTGAACGGGAAAGCTTTAGAGGGCCtcactcatttggatgctgtCAACATCTTGAAGAACTGCGAAGGCACCGTGACGTTTAAGATTTTGTCCTAA